The genomic DNA ATGCCTGCGTCGGTGAGCGCCGACTCATAGATCTCGGACTGCGCGTTGACCCGGAACAAGACCGCCATCTCGGCCAGCGGCACACCGCCGCGGCGCAGGCCGGCGATCCGCCGCGCAACGTCCGCCGCCTCCGCCGGCTCGCTGTCGTGGGAGTCGAAGCTCGGCTCGGGGCCGTCTCCGGCCTGCGCCTGCAGCCGCGCGCCGCGCATCACCCGGTTCGCCAGCGCCACGACCTGGTTGGTCGACCGGTAGTCCCGGACCAGCCGGACGACGGTTGCGCCCTCGAACCGCGCGCTGAACCCCGTGAGGTACGACGGCGACGCCCCGGTGAACGAGTAGATCGTCTGGTTCGGGTCGCCGACCACGCACACGTCGACCCGGTCACCGAGCCACGCATCGAGCAGCCGCTGCTGCAGCGGGCTCACGTCCTGGTACTCGTCCACCGTGAAGTGCCGGTAGCGGTCGCGCACCTCGGCGGCGATCGTCGGATGGGCCTCGATCGCACCTGCCGTCAGCAGCAGCAGATCCTCGAAGTCGAGCTGGCCGCGGTCGGTGTTGACCTGTTCGTACGCCGCGAAGACCTGCCCGACGACCTCCACGTCCAGCGGCGGCAGCCGGTTGGCCGCCCGCGCCGCGTCGGCGTAGTCGGCCGGCTCGACCAGCGCGGCCTTCGCCCACTCGACCTCCGAGGCGAGGTCGCGCTGCACCGGAACCGGCACCGACAGCCGGCAGCTCGCTGCCGCCGCCCGGATCGTCGCGAGCTTGCTCTCGACCAGGGTGGGCAACGGGCCGGCCGAGATCCGCGGCCAGAAGTACTGCAGCTGGCGCAGCGCCGCCGAGTGGAAGGTTCGGGCCTGCACGCCTTCGACTCCGAGGCCGCGCAGCCGGGCCCGCAGCTCGCCGGCGGCACGGGTCGTGAAGGTCACCGCCAGCACGTGCTGCGGCGCGACCAGCCCGCGCAGGCTCTGATAGGCGATCCGGTGCGTGATCGCCCTCGTCTTGCCGGTGCCCGCGCCGGCAAGAATGCACAACGGCCCGCGAGGCGCCTCGACCGCCGCGCGCTGCTCCGCGTCGAGGCCGTCGAGCACGAGGTCGATCGGGTCCGCCAGCACCCGGCCATCCTCGCAGCCGCCGCGGACAGTTCACCCTCCGGCCGGGA from Mycobacteriales bacterium includes the following:
- a CDS encoding ATP-dependent DNA helicase UvrD2 produces the protein MLADPIDLVLDGLDAEQRAAVEAPRGPLCILAGAGTGKTRAITHRIAYQSLRGLVAPQHVLAVTFTTRAAGELRARLRGLGVEGVQARTFHSAALRQLQYFWPRISAGPLPTLVESKLATIRAAAASCRLSVPVPVQRDLASEVEWAKAALVEPADYADAARAANRLPPLDVEVVGQVFAAYEQVNTDRGQLDFEDLLLLTAGAIEAHPTIAAEVRDRYRHFTVDEYQDVSPLQQRLLDAWLGDRVDVCVVGDPNQTIYSFTGASPSYLTGFSARFEGATVVRLVRDYRSTNQVVALANRVMRGARLQAQAGDGPEPSFDSHDSEPAEAADVARRIAGLRRGGVPLAEMAVLFRVNAQSEIYESALTDAGIPYVVRGGQRFFDRPEVREAVVLLRGASRSEADHELPTLVATVTDVLSSAGLSDDPPAAAGAARDRWESLRAIVGLAEELSAAAPGAGLAEFVAELAARADAQHAPAVEGVTLASLHAAKGLEWDAVFLVGLVDGTVPITHATTPDQVEEERRLLYVGITRARRHLGLSWALARAEGGRRSRKPSRFLDGIRPVVLLPDRDRAPKAKRQLSDDPVVQRLREWRLVRSRDDGVPAYVVFDNKTIEEIAARAPADRGELAAVPGVGPKKLDQYADEVLGLLNGAGR